A single window of Nicotiana tomentosiformis chromosome 1, ASM39032v3, whole genome shotgun sequence DNA harbors:
- the LOC138908176 gene encoding uncharacterized protein: MQGLSGQKSVSYSDLCMFPHVHLPGGFKTPKFEKYDGHGDPIAHLKIYCNQLRGAGGKEELLMAYFGESLTGITSEWYKDQDISHWHIWDDLAQDFVRKFQYNIDIAPDRNSLTNFKKKTVKIFREYASGVSKHPE, from the coding sequence ATGCAAGGCCTGAGTGGCCAAAAGAGTGTCTCCTACTCCGATCTGTGTATGTTTCCTCATGTTCATTTGCCCGGTGGTTTTAAAACGCCAAAATTTGAAAAGTACGATGGGCACGGAGACCCGATCGCtcatttgaaaatatattgcaatcagctaagaggggcaggtggaaaagaagaacttTTGATGGCCTATTTCGGGGAGAGCTTGACGGGAATTACGTCAGAATGGTACAAAGATCAGGACATCTCCCATTGGCATATATGGGATGACTTGGCCCAAGATTTCGTCAGGAAATTTCAATATAATATTGATATAGCTCCAGATAGGAATTCTCTGACCAATTTCAAAAAGAAAACCGTGAAAATCTTCCGTGAATATGCAAGTGGCGTGAGCAAGCATCCAGAGTGA